Within Hydra vulgaris chromosome 02, alternate assembly HydraT2T_AEP, the genomic segment tgtttataaatattgcttCTGGTTTTCTTAGTGATAAATCAGGattgcattttaaaaagtcTTGCACAAAGTCTTCTGCTAATTTACTTTCTATATTAAAAGGATTTggaattaaattgtttttgcagAACTCAAATACTATCAATCTAATATCCATCATTGAGAGACCATAAAATGAATAGTCCATATctttaatatacttatttagaTCTTGTTCTTGGTTATCAGAAAGCACTTTTCGAAATCTTCCAAGTAAATTAGTATGTAAACTACGTTCAAGTGAAGCCTTTTTAACACGCCGATGTAGTAAATCTTTTGGCACACTAAAGCTTTTACAAGCTTTTCTTAAAGACATCTGCTTTAACGTCACTGATGTAATAGCATTTTTCATGTTATCTTTGTTCCAGTTAGCTTGATTAGTTTTTCTCTTGTAGTTTctcgtttaaaaattttgggtCACTAAATGACAACAAAGTAatgttatatacatttaaagtttctaataaaattatgttttacttttatgtataattctTTCATAAAATGATGATATCGTAAACGTTTACTTTGacaatttattaagtttatgtAATTAGTGTACATAACTGTATTATAACtgtataaaaactattgttgtGAGGCGACAGAAGGAACGTTGTGAACGTTTGTCATTTATTACATTGTATaacgtttaaaatgtttattataccCTCGGGGGtatatatattgagtaaagATATTTACAAAGTGTGTgagaaaaacaaatatagaatTAATATTATAAGCTATTTCGGCAATGAGTATAGTGATAAAGTTTGCAGATTTGGTGTCGCAATATGATGGTTCGGGTGAATTTTCAGAATGGATACAGAAATTGGAACTGGTtgcaaaacttcaaaaagttgaCGAGTTGCATGTGGAGCTCCCCTTATTTCTCTCTAGCAGAGCGTTTGCCGTTTATCGAGGTCTTAGTGATGAAATAAAAGAAGACTACAAAGAAGTGAAAAATGCACTGACTACTGCCTTCTCTGCTTCTCCGCTAACAGTATACGAAGAATTCGTAAATCGCCGTCTTAAAGAGAACGAGTCTGTTGAAGTATATCTCGCAGAATTAATGAGGCTGAGCAAGCTAATATCATCTCATGTAAGCGAAGACTGGATAAGGTGCGCATTCATTCTCAGGTTACCTGACGAAGCAAGAAAACAGCTGCAAACCGCATGCTCAATATCAACAATGTCGCTGTACCAGATTGCTGAAAAATCAAGAAGTTTGGTAATTTTACGTCGTAAAGAATCATGTTTTGTTAGTTGCGTGAATCCTGTTGCCATCAGTCCAAGGCAGGTTCCTCAAGGACGCGGAAAAAAGACCATAACTTGCTCCTTTTTCCACAGTCAATAATAGACAAATAAATCTCTGATTTGTAGTGGGTTATGTCAATAGCCAAACGATGCCAGCTCTTTCCAAATTCAAGATTTCCTTCTTCCATCTAATCGGCGCAGAATCCACCGATAAACATCTTTCGCAACTTTTCACAACTAATTCAACGTCTTTTCTGCAAACTTTCTCCTTCGGATATGTCTGTTTCATCAAATAAAGTGTTCGATTGACTCcaaagtgatgaagattatgaAACGACTTCACATCAGGCGGTACAATGTTTGCTGTCATTGCAGAATGGTTTGAATGCAGCCAGTTCTGTGGTACCCTCGTAAGAGCATCGGCTTTGTTTTCTGCTGAATTTACCaggaaaagttttatttttatattgcacTCCTTCACAAGGTCTTCAATTAACGACAACCGGCGACGAACAAGTGGTTCTCCAAGACCGTGTACTCGAACGGGTTTGTCACCAATAATTAAGGAGCTCAACCAACCGACAACATTAGCCGAATCATTTTGTTGCTAGATTAATTCCTTTTATCACGGCTTCTAACTCTGCAACTCTTCTAACTCTGCTACCGTTCTGCCGTTCTACCTACGGTTCTACCTGCCAACGGCTTCTAACTCTGCTACCGTTGCAGCGAGGATGGACATATCAGTCGAAATTGTAGCGAAGAAATTGACAAGAAGAGGTGCTTTGTATGTGGAATGGACAATCACCTGGCCCTGCACTGCTATAAAAAGTGTACGAACTCAAAAAACATGGAAGGGAAGCCACCCATTTTTGTGCGAGCGGCTTcccacaaaatttaaaaccgcCAACTCTCTGCGTATATGTTaatggaagaaaaataaaagcattaatGGATGCTCCAAATCCATTTTAAGTCGGGAAATTGTAAACGCAAAAGATGTCAAACTTTCAAGAGAAAAGTTTGTTATGATGAATGGAAACTCAATTGAAATAAAACACCAGATTGTTGTTAATCTTTCTATAAATGATACCACCATCGATTTAGAATGCCTGGTGGCAGACATTGTTCCCGATTATCAAATGCTGCTTGGTATGGACGCAATACGACTGCTTGGAGGTGTCCATCTCGGGAGAGACGGCGAAACCATAAACTTCAATGTGGAACAACTGACTATCGGTGCTACTGCTGTTTCTCAAGAAAAAACGAGTGAAGTATCCTCGTCTACTAATCTAAAGCTGATTGATAAAGACTTCGTAGCAGAATTCAAAAATGGCAGTTGGAGTGTGTCTTGGAAATGGCTGATGGAACCACCAActttaactaacaaaatttcaaactaTCATATCTCTGAGGACGTTAAAAGTGAGTACGCAATGAAAATAAGTGAATGGATAGCACAGAGATGGCTGAAACCATTTGAAGGGAGATGTAATGGCATCATTCCATTGATGGCAGTAACTCAAcgaaataagttaaaaatacgTCCGGTGATGGACTACCGGGAGTTGAATCAATTTGTATCCAGTCATACTGCAGATGGCGATGTTTGCAGTACCAAACTTTGCAACTGGAAAAAGTTGGGAGAAAATCTTGAGATAACCGACTTAAAGAAAGCGTACCTGCAAATTCGTGTCGACGAAGCATTATGGAAATATCAAGTTGTGGAATATGAGGGGCAGCGTTACTGTCTAACAAGATTCGGTTTTGGTTTAAATGTGGCGCCCAGAATAATGactaaaatcttaaaaaaggtattatacTTAGATAAATTTGTCGAGTCTGGGACGGATTCATTTATTGATGATATCattgttaataataacataGTGTCAAGTTGCAGAGTTCAAGAACTCTTGAAAAAATATCGCTTGGATTCTAAGTTGCCAGAAAAACTTGTCGGTGGTCGTGTGCTTGGATTGCGAGTGTACAAACAATGCAACCAAGTCCGTTGGAAACGTGACAACATACCCAAAGTTCCGAAAGGAAAAATGACACGTCGGCAAATCTTTTCTTGATGCGGATAGCTGACCGGACATTTTCCAATAGCAAATTGGCTGCGCCCTTCGTGCAGCTATCGAAAAAGAGTTTCGAGTTGTTGTGGATGGGACTCTTTGGTGAACGAACGAGTTGTTAAATTAGTAAGCAGTTTGAATGAAAGACTTACAAAGGAAGATCCCGTTCATGGGTCATGGAACGTCAAAAACATTTCTGAAGCAACAGTGTGGTGCGATGCAAGCAGTTTAGCTGTTGGCATAGTTTTGGAAGTGGCTGGGTGAAATAGTAGAAGACTGTTCGTAGCTGAGGAAACAAGATGATACGGCTCACATTAATCTTGCAGAGTTAGAAGCCGTGATAAAAGGAATTAATCTAGCAACAAAATGGGGGTTCGAATGTATTAACATATAGTGTGATTCGGCTACTGTTGTCGGTTGGTTGAGCTCCTTAATTATTGGTGGCAAACCCGTTCGAGTACACGGTCTTGGAGAACCACTTGTTCGTCGCCGGTTGTCGTTAATTGAAGACCTTGTGAAGGAgtgcaatataaaaataaaacttttcctGGTAAAGTCAGCAGAAAACAAAGCCGATGCTCTTACGAGGATACCACAGAACTGGCTGCATTCAAACCATTCTGCAATGACAGCAAACATTGTACCGCCTGATGTGAAGTTGTTtcataatcttcatcactttgGAGTCAATCGAACACTTTATTTGATGAAACAGACATATCCGAAGGAGAAAGTTTGCAGAAAAGATGTTGAATCAGTCGTGAAAAGTTGTGAAAGATGTTTATCGGTGGATCCTGCGCCGATTAGATGGGAAAAAGGAAATCTTGAAGTTGGAAAGAGCTGGCATCGTTTGGCTATTGACATAACCCACTACAAATCAGAGATTTATTTGTCTATTATTGACTGTGGAAAAAGGAGCAAGTTCGCAATTTGGAGAAGGCTACAGAAAGATAAAGAAACAACAGTGTGCTTCCATTTAGAAGAAATATTCCGAGAAAGAGGACCTCCGTGGCAAGTTCTACTTGACAACAGCAAGACTTTTCGCTCAAAACTCGTTGGTGAATTATGCGCAGATTGGGGAGTGTCCATCTTGTTTCGTTGCGCTTACAGGCCATCTGGAAATGGAATTGTTGAACGTCACCATCGCACAATCAAGCGCATGAGAGCCAGAAGTGGCAAAGACCcgttaaaaatggtatattggTATAACATAGCTCCCAGAAAAAATGGCGAGAAAACATCGCTCCCCTACAAAGCTATATTTTCCTACGAGTGGAAACCACACACAATTTCTGCCAAAACTAATGCGGAAGTTCTCCACAACTATACACAAGGACAAGAAGTATTTGTAAAACCACCTGACTCAAAATGCACGAGCAAATGGAACAGAGGAAGAGTCTCAGATGAAGGACAAGGAGTTTCGGTAGAAATCAATGGATTGCCGAGACACATGTCGGACATCCGTTTCTTCTGTGGTAAAAAATTGCCGCGTACGTGGATTTTTTccagataagaaaaaaaaaattaatttttcaattacagggttattcaaaattatattcacttgtattcaaaattataatcacttgtattcaaaattataatcacatctattcaaaattataatcacatctattcaaaattataatcacttgtattcaaaattataataacatgTATTCAATATTATAATCGCCTtaaaattcatgaaaatttattacttcCGTGATGGTAAGAAAAGCAAGAAAGCAAGTAACGAAAGAAATTTATAATATGGTTATAAATATGCaagaaagcaaaaaatatacTATCAAACAGATTTCAAATACCGTAAATCTCTGCACCAGGGCAGttggaaaaataattaaaaaatatgaagatggaGTTGCGTTTGTATCATCTGgtgaaaaacttaaagaaacttgtcttaaaaaaagaagagtttTTGATCCAATTGAACAACTATTATACAATTccattttaattgataattcaATAACACAAAATGAGTTAAAAACTCTCATACATGATGTAAATGGTGTTATAATATCACAACCATCtatatcaagaaaaattaaaaagataggGATGAGTCGAAAAAGACTCTCTTTGATTCCAATTGAAAGAATTGATATAGAAAAAATCAACGCAAGAATTATCTATGCAGCCGAGATATCAAGAATCGGGAATAAAAATCTCGTGTTTCTTGATGAAACTGGTTTTAATCAGCATACGAAAAGAAGATATGGTTATTCACCTATGAATATAAAAGCCTTTGTTGCTGTTCCAGCAAATAAATtggttaataaaagtttaatatgtgCTATTGATTATAATAGGATCATTGGTTATAAATATAGAACAGGCTCTTATAATGGAACtgaatttatcaattttatttcagTGTTGGCTCCATATTTCGCATCGCACCCGAATAGCATTTTAATTATGGATAATGCCAGAATTCATAAAACTCATGAAGTTCAAAGAGTATTAAGTTCTCTTAATAttccatttaaatttattgtgcCTTATTCTCCTGAATTGAATCCAATTGaggaatttttttcaatgtttaaatCAAGATATTGTGCAATACGAAGAGCAAATCCAACATTAACAATTGAACAATGCTTAGATTTGGTGGCATCATCTGATAATGATTATTCATTACAATGCCATGGATTTTATGAAAATGTGAGAAGATGGGTTGAAAAGGCTCAAAACGGTGAAcaattcatttaattaaataaataatataatttttttatttaaaattttattaagtttttaataaaaattgtcaataattttgaatatatgTGACTATAATTTTGAATACAAGtgattataattttgaatagatctgattataattttgaatagatctgattataattttgaatagatgcgattataattttgaatacaagtgattataattttgaatacaagtgattataattttgaataaccctgtaaattGACGCAACTCGTAAGCTTTAAATCCACTTTTCTATGtcatattatatgaaaaaaatgatggaaactactttaaaatataaaaaaaaaaacatgaaattttgaatataattaaacaaaattactgaatcatttcaaaaaaattctgtaCAAAGCTAGAAAACCTAATTGTCGTACTTTGCCCCGGTGTCTTGCTTTGCCCCAGGTTACCCTAACtagttgttttgatttagttcATAGGTATATTTACTGTGATGTACTTTATCCATTTAAGTACATTCTTAAGTagcaattatattataaaataacacaaattataataaaattttttatattataatatgtaatttttaaactatgtaaAGAGATATTTAGAGACACAATCTTAATGCCCcgctttgttaaaaaaaaagcaaactttaaaatctttgtGACACCAACAACACtaaattgttgttgttgatgtcACAAACAGCGACATATCTAAACCCAACTTAAAAATACTATGAACTCCAATTGTTACTTTATACGCAGCTATTCTAActctaattaaatattatttatataacattactTTAACATCTagttaagaaatatattttttatataaactttataaaccaCTCTAAACAAGAAGCAattttattagtgtttttaaaacttaaatccGATAATACAACTAAATCTAATTCACTTAAAGGTTGaggaaaaactatttttatacgcaatattaaaatatcattttaattttatttatttttagattcaATTTTATTCTTAGGTATTTCTACAGGCGGACTAGACGtaccctagatccgcccctgattcataataaatttgtatatataaaataaaaatttacgttgttaatttaatgaaataatatatttcgAATTCAAGGTCTTCAAAACTATGATATTTTATGCCATTTTTGCGccaaaaatattcttaaatatttaaatgtaaatagttGCGTTTCTGATAAAAATCGGATAAAAATGCGACAAACTAAAACACTTTTCTATTTGAATGACTAAACAAGTAGTAATAAAGTTGACttgctaaaacattttttatgttatatttatcaAACCTACTCCCCTTTttcacaaattaaaacaaatttcgACTTTCCCCTaatagcgtgacgtaatttatagacttcctttttataattttgttaagttTACAGGCCTGTAGGCCGTGATTAGCGAGGTGTAGCACGTTCTTCTCTGCGATTTTTCCTATTTACGCCATAGAAGTATCGCAATAGATTATTTAGTAAGCTAAAAACTAtgaattagaaatatttttttttaaagttataaatttataaatttaataattataaattacaaatatatttttttttttttagtttacaatgttagttgtgatacaataaaataaactattaaaagccctttgcaaatatatatatatacaatgcgTGATAACAGTGTAAACTAGGTTTCTGAAGAGAAGGAACTAGggttccaaaaaaaaatcactaagatcttatcatcggaacctttagaattttttacatAAGCAAAActgtaaacaatataaacaacatatataaatataaaaacaatataaatggTTGTAAACAACATAActacaaaactttataaaaaaaatgataaaaatcccaaaataaagttaaatagtagataaaataattagtaatactGTAAAATGTTATCGACGTAAAgaattaaatttcttattttattcttgaaaagataaaaagaatttgGTTGATCAAAATTTTTGGTTTCTTCCATAGGTGCGGTGCTCGATAGGCAAGgcaaaattaattgaaatttgtttaaaaaataggttctttaaaaaaaaattttattattagtttgtatttttttctggGTTTTTAATTGAAAAGACATTTAAAGACTGGGAGGAGGGGGGGTGGATAGATTGTTTTTCcacatttaaacaaaacataaaattttcaaaacattgatttcaaatatatttaaaactttcatttcaataaaataaggtttacaatgagaaaaacgatcagTAAAGTTAGTTATGCAAATTGCTTGTTTCTGACAgcaataaagatttttatatactttttccaGTACatccccaggcaatattagcgtAGTTTATGTAGcagtgaataaataaaaaatgaagttgttttttcttattgGAATAAATTCGAGCTTTGTATAAAACCCCAATTTTTTTAGAGACTTAAATGCATACATAATTAATATGCTGATaccaagtaatttttttatttcaaattcatcaataaagatttaAGGCAAGTATGATAGAGGGTCCATTTAGTTTTGtcattatttaatgttaatttattagATTTGAACCAGTAGGATAAAAGTTTAACGTCTTTATTTACGGCCACAAGAAGTTCGCTGATATCACTCTTAGAGATAAAtatattagtatcatcagcgtgCGCGATGCTCATCAGATTAGTAGcattatttagattatttatatagattaaaaaaaagagaggtCCGAGGATTGAACCTTGTGGAGCTCCACaagttatatttaaacaattattggGATAGTTGTCATTACCAACAACAAATTGTGTTTGCTTTAAGTAACTACTAAACCATCTTAACACTTGGCTATTTACTCccttgtatttatttttttcaagttggaTGTGAtgaaaattatcataaaatgtGTTTAACCTTCTCTtcttactatttattttttgaatttgatttattaatatttatataaaccttaAATTACTTCTTTATGAACACTTATTTTATGTacttcttattaaaataaattgcaaagcattatttacaataattaggGAAAAAAGACATTACAAGGCATACAAAATTTGCGTAAAGCAAGCGCATTTTCTTTGTTGTAGTTGAAAAATCTTtcgaagtaatttttttttaatgtttacggaaatttaattcatttagttTCGTGTTTTATAGTAAAGTTTATTGGaagtttattcattttgttttttaactatattttagaaaattcatttactaaaagtctttcaaataaTACGCAAAACTAACGTCAAACGCCTACTGTACGCGCCAAACCCTTACATATGGTCACCTTTTTTCTTATTGCTTAGAGGATATGCGAATAAAATATACGTAGCCATTATTTACGTCATTGCAATCAGTTAATAGTTCCCACTTTACTTCTTGTAGGAGATTGCGAAACTTAGCGAGGaattcattgtttatttttcttacataaacaattttttttttaaattttttttattcttgggTTGCAGAACATGTAATCAGAAAAACTGGAAATTGGTTACTGATATCTGTTTTAACAATACCACTTTGCATTTTAgcctttttataattattaataataatattattaataatggaTGCAGTTATTTTTGTCACGCGTGTTCGCTTGTTAATCATGGGGAAAATGCTGTTTTGCAAAAGTGTATTCATAAAACGCGCAATGTTTTATGAATACACTTTctctgttttattatttgaaaaattcaaattaaaatcagcCAATAAAGAAACGTATTTTTTTACGAGCTTTGGTAACAAGTAGTTTAAGTTGTTTTCAATTTGTAATTACCATTTTGCAGTCTATATAATGctgttataaatgtatttttgtttcttttattaataatttcaataataaatgacTCACAATTAACGTCATTTACTTTGAGGTTACCTATATGCTTAAAGTCAATGagttttggataaaaaatagATACGCCCGCGCCAATACCGTTTATTCTCAGTTGATGGATGGGTTTATATCCTGATAAATGAAAGTTAGATTTAATCATGTCTCGATGACACTAAATTTCTATTAGACAAATAAGACTAAACttgttatttacattattaagcattaactttaaattttcaaagtttttatgaatatttttaatgttttctatttctaaaatttctagTTGTTATTATCAAAAACACAACAATACCAAAGGAAAATAAAATCTAAGCacttttatgcaatttttttaagatctttaactactaatttattttaaataacgacAGAATATTTACCGTTATTCCTGTGAGTTCGCATTTCTTCAAAGAAGTTTTTCCGCTTGGTTAGGATATCCAAAGAGAAGCCCtcatttatgaatatatttgttccttttaaattttttgagttctttaataagctttttttctttatagttCAATAGTTTTATTACAATCAATCAAGGTTTACTTAGTCCAGTGTTTCCTGTCCTATGTATCCTTTAAATAACTACGTCACTTATATTTAGttcgttttcaaaaatacttaaaacttttctttacttAATTCTCGGATTTGTGGCTGCTTATCTAATTTCATTGCCAGAAGAATATTTTCTTGATGACCTAAAAATTCATTTCTTTGAATAACTTTGTCTACTACCTTAGGTAATGCATCTGACAGATATCGTAATTTGACCATTGTGCTGCATAGATTCCTGCTGCCATGAAAAATAGAAGACTCCTTCTTGATGATGAACCACATATGGACATAAACGAGCATAATGTATGTTGCTATAGTTACTAAATTTGACAAAGGACTGATGGTAGAAATATATAATCTGAGAACCCTGTTGGCTGTAGTAAGCCATCTAGAATGAGCCAGTTCTCCAGTGCTATTCCAGATTGACAGAATAAGTGCCACTTAGTACAGCTGGCAGATGTCAAAAAGGTAAAGCTGATCTGTACTGAGCACTACCTGTCCACTTCTGGCATTTCTACGTTATGGTTTATTGGTTGAAAATCAACAACCTTAAAGATCTTACAAGTTTCAAGGGACTTTCCAATAGAATCTGAAGAGTATCTAAGACAAGATGTTGATCCATCCAATTCTGAAAACAAATGACTTAGTGGAAGCTCATTTGCGTGTAAAAAACGAATTTCCCATTGTAGAGGGTCTAGTCTTTTATGCCATTAAAATACAACACCTTTATTTTGATTTCACTAACTTTTGAGTTATCCCTGGTATTCATGCGCTCACTCCTTATCTTGcttcattcaataaaaattttttgtcatcaTTTGAAATAAATGCCAATATCTTCAAGTACAACTAATGCCCAAGCTGCAGCAGATCTGTCATGAGTCCATGGCGGTCGCAGACTAATGAAAAAGTAGGAAGAGACAATTGCATTTCTTTTCCACATGATAGCGATGATGGTGGAGTGTTTTCATCTATAGCAGGCCGTTTTAACGTTTGAGCTCTGTTTGCTCAGGGTATACTGggtttttgtaactttttctcAATTGATACAATACCAATTTTACGTTCAATCCTTTGATCTTCCAGAAAAGTGAGCTGGTAGCACTTTTCTAGATCTTTTCATTAGCAAGCAGATATATCAAAGAGTCTAGCTAATTTGTCCTAATGAAACtgaatgttgtttttttcattttctctgTCAGCAGTTGGGATTTATTGCAGCTTTTTGCTCTGCTCAAATAGGTTTAAAGCTCTCTTTGTCAACACTGTAAATGATGACACGGTAGGTATGTTGcatttttaccaaatttttaaCCCCTGCATTGCTGTTGAAGCTGCTTCATTCTTTTTGTTGGCTTTTGTTGGCTAGgaagtttatgtaaaattttattatatatttaacattaatattatttgaaaaaatgaaatgtaGCTTACATTTTCTCGCAAAAACATCATAAGCCGCATCTCATCTAGTCCTGTTGGCAGTTGCACCTCAGAAAGCAgctttaaaaaaccaaaagaatggatgttttgttttaaatcttaaCATTCTATTTactgaaatatatttagaaaagttttagtATATTGT encodes:
- the LOC136075777 gene encoding uncharacterized protein LOC136075777; amino-acid sequence: MTANIVPPDVKLFHNLHHFGVNRTLYLMKQTYPKEKVCRKDVESVVKSCERCLSVDPAPIRWEKGNLEVGKSWHRLAIDITHYKSEIYLSIIDCGKRSKFAIWRRLQKDKETTVCFHLEEIFRERGPPWQVLLDNSKTFRSKLVGELCADWGVSILFRCAYRPSGNGIVERHHRTIKRMRARSGKDPLKMVYWYNIAPRKNGEKTSLPYKAIFSYEWKPHTISAKTNAEVLHNYTQGQEVFVKPPDSKCTSKWNRGRVSDEGQGVSVEINGLPRHMSDIRFFCGKKLPRTWIFSR
- the LOC136075778 gene encoding uncharacterized protein LOC136075778; its protein translation is MVINMQESKKYTIKQISNTVNLCTRAVGKIIKKYEDGVAFVSSGEKLKETCLKKRRVFDPIEQLLYNSILIDNSITQNELKTLIHDVNGVIISQPSISRKIKKIGMSRKRLSLIPIERIDIEKINARIIYAAEISRIGNKNLVFLDETGFNQHTKRRYGYSPMNIKAFVAVPANKLVNKSLICAIDYNRIIGYKYRTGSYNGTEFINFISVLAPYFASHPNSILIMDNARIHKTHEVQRVLSSLNIPFKFIVPYSPELNPIEEFFSMFKSRYCAIRRANPTLTIEQCLDLVASSDNDYSLQCHGFYENVRRWVEKAQNGEQFI